cacgtagaaccaataggatcttcttgggtgatagttgtttgatcttcctgaaaaaaaacaaaaactttgtgctcaggaaaataatttttaaaattcaccagaacgtgataaaatgctaattctttttgcataagatcaatatacaaattatccaggttgtccaGGTCTTTAAAAAaatttggagttccagaagtattcgaacaaatcagatttctatggactgttttgtttttgacagattctgttttctatgtgttgtttgcttattttgatgaatctatgagtagtatgaaccatagagaagttggaatacagtagatattacaccaatatgaatttagaatgagttcacaacagtacctaagtggtggttttattttcttatactaacggagcttacgagttttctgttgagttttgtgtcgtgaagttttcaagttttgggtaaagattcgatggactatggaataaggagtggcaagagcctaatcttggggatgcccaaggcaccccaaggtaatattcaaggacaaccaagagcctaagcttggagatgccccgaaaggcatcccctctttcgtcttcgttcatcggtaaccttacttggagctatatttttattcacacatgatatgtgttttgcttggagcatcattttattttcttttgctttgcttgctgttttaataaaataccaagatctgaaattcttaaatgttagagagtcttcacatagttgcataattattcaactactcattgatcttcacttatatctttcggagtagtttgtcatttgctctagtgcttcacttatatccttttagagcacggcggtggttttattttgaagaaatagatgaactctcatgtttcacttatattattttgagagtctttagaacagcatggtaatttggtttggttatgaaattagtcctaatatgatgggcatccaagatgggtataataaaaacttccatatagagtgcattgaatactatgagaagtttgatacttgatgattgttttgagatatgaagatggtgatattagagtcgtgctagttgagtaattgtgaaattaagaaatacttgtgttaaggtttgcaagtcccgtagcatgcacgtatggtaaacgctgtgtgacaaatttgaagcatgaggtgttctttgattgctttccttatgagtggcggtcggggacgagcaatggtcttttcctaccaatctatccccctaggagcatgcgcgtagtgcttggttttgacgacttgtagatttttgcaataagtatgtgagttctttatgactaatgttgagtccatggattatacgcactctcacccttccatcattgctagcctcttcggtaccgtgcattgcactttctcacctcgagagttggtgcaaacttcgccggtgcatccaaaccccgtgatatgatatgctctatcacacataaacctccttatatcttcctcaaaacagccaccatacctacctattatggcattttcatagccattctgagatatattgccatgcaactttccaccgttccgtttattatgacacgcttcatcattgtcatattgccttgcatgatcatgtagttgacatcgtatttgtggcaaagccaccatgcataattttttcatacatgtcactcttgtttcattgcccatcccggtacaccgccggaggcactcatatagagtcatactttgttctattatcgagttgtaattcttgagttgtaaataaatagaagtgtgatgatcatcattaatagagcattgtcccgaaaaaaaaggaaaaaaaaaagagaaaggccaaataaaaaaataaaaaaagaagaagaaaggccaaaaaaaggaaggcccaaaaaagaaaaagaaaagaaaagaagggacaatgctactatcctttttccacacttgtgcttcaaagtagcaccatgatcttcatgatagagagtctcttatattgtcactttcatatactagtgggaatttttcattatagaacttggcttgtatatttcaacaatgggcttcctcaaaatgccctaggtcttcgtgagcaagcaagttggatgcacacccacttagtttcttttgttgagctttcatacatttatagctctagtgcatccgttgcatggcaatctctactcctcgcattgacatcaattgatgggcatctccatagcccattgattagccgcgtcaatgtgagactttctccttttttgtcttctcacaacccccatcattatattctattccaccaatagtgctatgtccatggctcacgctcatgtattgcgtgaaagttgaaaaagtttgagattactaaagtatgaaacaattgcttggcttgtcatcggggttttgcatgatgagagcatttttgtgtgacgaaaatgaagcatagccaaactatatgattttgtagggataagctttctttggccatgttattttgagaagacataattgcttagttagtatgcttgaagtattattatttttatgtcaatattaaatttttgtcttgaatcttatggatctgaatattcttgccacaataaagaagattacattgataaatatgttaggtagcattccacatcaaaaattctgtttttatcatttacctactcgaggacgagcagaaattaagcttggggatgcttgatacgtctccaacgtatctataattttttattgttctatgctattatattatccatctaggatgttttatatgctattttatatgattttgggactaacctattaacccagagcctagtgtcagtttctgttttccccttgtttttgagtatcgcagaaaaggaaaaccaaacggagtccaattgacctgaaaattgacggagattatttttggaccagaagaagcccgcGGAGCATCGGAggtgggccagaagagtcccgaggcacccacgagggtgggggcgcgccctaccccctaggcgcgcccctacctcatggccgcctcagagacccccccctgacttgttcccgacgccaaaacctcttatatatacagaaacctctagaacataacctagattgggagttccgctgccgcaagcctctgcaGCCACCGAAAACTAATCCagacccgttctggcaccctgccaaaggggggaatccctctccggtagaaactttggggcactctttgaagttctttgtgttggttgaatagatgaatctgagattgtgtgatgcatatcatataatcatgcccatggatacttgaggtgacattggagtatctaggtgacattagggttttggttgatttgtgtcttaaggtgttattctagtacgaactctatgttagatcgaacggaaagaatagcttcgtgttattttactacggactttTGAATAGATTgattagaaaggataactttgaggtggtttcgtaccctacaataatctcttcgtttgttctccactattagtgactttggagtgactctttgttgcatgttgagggatagttatatgatacaattatgctattattgttgagagaacttgcattagtgaaagtatgaaccctaggccttgtttcaacacattgcaataccgttttctctcacttttatcattagttaccttactgtttttatattttcagatacaaaaacctacatctaccatccatattgcacttgtatcaccatctcttcgccgaactagtgcacctatacaatttaccattgtattgggtgtgttggggacacaagagacactttgttatttggttgcagggttgtttgagagagaccatcttcatcctacgcctcccactgattgataaaccttaggtcatccacttgagggaaaattgctactgttctacaaacctctgcacttggaggcccaacaacgtctacaagaagaaggttgcatagtagacatcaccccACGGCCGACTCAACTCCGACAGGCGGCGCGAATGGTGGGGCGTGCCCGGCCGCACCCTCGAGGCCGTCCTCGACCACGTCGAGACCGGCAACACGGCGCACCTCGAGTACCCGGCACGCCCGTCCTTCTCTCGCCGCCGTGGCAGCTCCTGGACGCCGCGGCGAATGGAGGCGGTGAGCTTCTCATTGTCGGGCTCCGGTTCGCTCTCCTCCGGGTCGCCGGCGCTCCGCCCCGTCAAGCCGGAGCCGCAGGAGATGCCGCTTGGGCGCCGCTGTGCGGCgccctcgtcatcaacgagggcggccgcCCCTCCCTGTGTTCCCTCCGCCTAGTCCGGCCGAAGACCGAGCCGGGGTTACTGCCCGTCAAGAAGGAGCACGCGGAGATGGCCGCCGCCGACGAGACCGCCCTCAAGTGGGCGAAGGCGGACTACGTCCGCGAGGAAGGCGACATTGTCGTCCTcgacagcgacgaggaggacgCGCCCAGGCCGTCCACCCCCCCTCCTACGCGTCGGCGTCCCTGGTCAGGGGTGCAGTAGGGACGGCGGGAcgcagggcagcgacgacgacgGCAACGACAatgacggcggcggcgactacaCTCAGTTCTGCAGGCTCCTCGGCATGTAGAAGGCGGGCGACGGCCGCGGTGTAGTAGGGCTAGGCGTAGTCTGtttgtttttctattttttgtaTAAATTTGAATGAAAAATCACTGAGTTTGTGCCAAATTCATATCAGATCGCCGAGTTTGCGCCGATTTTGGGGGCGACCTGAGGGCGACGACTGGGAACACAATCGCCCTCACGCCTATAGTAAACGCCGGTTTGATCTCAGACAGCGCTTTTTCGGTGTTCTGTGACCGAACCGCTGGAGATGCTCTAtgaagacaaggagaaaactcgGCTAGAGATAAGCTCGGATGGGAAAGCGGTGGGTGGTCCCACGTTGACACTCCCCCACACAGGTGGGGCAGCCGGTGCAGCCCGATTGCCAGAATATCAGCCGGATGCTTTTCACCCGGAGgcaaaagcaaaaaccctaaagcCGCGGCCCACACATCCCCAAGGAATAAAACCTCAAGACCGCGGCTGACATCCCTCCCCAGCTTacacctagccgccgccgccgacgaaaTCCACCCAAGCCGCCGAGCTCGTCTCGCCGTCGTCGCGCTCTAGGCTTTTGGGATGGAGGCCGAGACGGCGGCGAAGAGGGCGCGGGAGAACGAGGGCGCTGCGGCGGCGGATGGAGCCGGGGAGCAGGCGGGGATCTCCGCCGTCATCCCCGGATGGTTCTCCGAGATCAGCCCCATGTGGCCCGGCGAGGCGCACTCGCTCAAGGTGGAGAAGGTCTTGTTCCAAGGCAAGTCGGACTACCAAGACGTGCTGGTTTTCCAGTCCTCCACCTACGGGAAGGTGCTCGTCCTGGATGGAGTGATCCAGGTGACCGAGAGGGACGAGTGCGCTTACCAGGAGATGATCACCCACCTTCCTCTCTGCTCAATCAAAGATCCCAAGAAGGTCCTGGTCATCGGGGGCGGAGACGGTGGCGTTCTGCGGGAGGTCTCACGGCACTCCTCGGTGGAGCAGATCGACATCTGCGAGATCGACAAGATGGTGGTCGATGTGTCCAAGCAGTTCTTCCCTCATCTGGCCCTCGGGTTCGAGGACCCTCGCGTGTCCCTGCACATCGGAGACGGCGTCGCCTTCCTGAAGAATGCTCCAGAGGGCACCTACGATGCGGTGATCGTCGATTCCTCCGATCCAGTAGGCCCTGCCCAGGAGCTGTTCGAGAAGCCGTTCTTCCAGTCCGTCTCCAGGGCTCTGCGTCCGGGCGGGGTCGTCTGCACCCAGGCGGAGAGCATATGGCTGCACATGCACATCATAGAAGACATCGTCACCAACTGTCGCCAGGTTTTCAAAGGGTCCGTGAACTACGCATGGACTACGGTGCCCACATACCCTAGGTACGCGCCACTGATCCTTCCTGTCTATGTGACCCAACTGGGTTTTCGTTTCTTTAGGCACTGAGTTTATGATTCTTGGTTGTTGTTGCAGCGGAGTGATAGGTTTCATGCTCTGCTCCACGGAGGGGCCTAGTGTTGATTTCCAGCATCCCGTCTTCAGCATCGAGGAGGACGAATACTCCACAAAATCCAAGGGGCCGCTCAAGTTCTACAACTCCGAGTTCCACACTGCATCGTTTTGTTTGCCATCATTTGCGAGGAGGGTCATTGAGGCCAAGGCTAACTAGATTCTTATGAAGATGGTCACTGAAACCAAGGCCAACTAGAATAACTTGTTTGGTTTCAATTTCAACACTGGGAGAAATCTGTCTTAGCGTAGACAGAGGAAAAGCCCCCTTTTTTATTAACTTGCAATAAGCCCACATGGAAATTATTGGTACCTGTGATTCTGTCTGCTGTATGTCTCAGGTTGTATTTCCTGGCTACCTCGTGGTATGAGAACCTTCTGAATTTAGTTTTTTGCCCTGCAGTTTTCTTATCTTGTCTCATGCTTCCTCTATATCAAAATATACGACATTTTTTGACATTAGTgtaaaaaacgtcttatattgcATACCTGGGGAACGAAGCGAGCAGTTTTTACCGCCTTTAGGGGGGCAGGGGTGACAGTTTCTATCATGGCAGTTCGTTCCTTCTAGTTTTTTTGTGTGTTTTTGTGTGCAAAAACTGCCATCCATTGGATGTGGAGATCGTGTGATTCATGGGGTTTTCGCTGGCAAAACGTCCCTGGAGAGTGGAGAACGTCTCACGGAATTGGATTTAGTAAAACAACACCAAGCATAACTGGTATATTTCACAGTTCAGCACCGCACTGAAAGATTAAATTGGTTACATTTTTGGAATCAGACCCTGCCTTGTGGACACAACACGGT
This sequence is a window from Aegilops tauschii subsp. strangulata cultivar AL8/78 chromosome 7, Aet v6.0, whole genome shotgun sequence. Protein-coding genes within it:
- the LOC109735196 gene encoding spermidine synthase 1, whose amino-acid sequence is MEAETAAKRARENEGAAAADGAGEQAGISAVIPGWFSEISPMWPGEAHSLKVEKVLFQGKSDYQDVLVFQSSTYGKVLVLDGVIQVTERDECAYQEMITHLPLCSIKDPKKVLVIGGGDGGVLREVSRHSSVEQIDICEIDKMVVDVSKQFFPHLALGFEDPRVSLHIGDGVAFLKNAPEGTYDAVIVDSSDPVGPAQELFEKPFFQSVSRALRPGGVVCTQAESIWLHMHIIEDIVTNCRQVFKGSVNYAWTTVPTYPSGVIGFMLCSTEGPSVDFQHPVFSIEEDEYSTKSKGPLKFYNSEFHTASFCLPSFARRVIEAKAN